cagacatgattttgcttatggcaaaatgtgtttgaaaaaatagaaaataaataacttgtatacataaaagcaggttttcttaaatagccccaggaaaaaagaaaatgcatagttacaaaattcagaagcattacgctccattaaatgaaagcgtagttttttgtttctggaatgtcATGAATGGCTTTGGGTTGGCTGGTAACTGGTACTCAAAGTGGTACTTTACtagtaaacttccttttttcagaagttctccagacttgatgcaaacctaaaatagaatttaggtgtaaatacttcaagcctaacaactacaaaaagcattatgttCATCATGCTTTATGGCAAGCAAAGCTGCGCTGGTACTAGCCAACTACaatgctttaaagtaatataaaaatagagtaacaaaacctgttggataaggctgttccttctgatcagaaatcacgaagagcaaagcagtcttcctctacaatgaaaacattttagatctctgtctgtctatctatcaagctattttaagatggggggaggggctccaacacatctctttttttctgtcttctgtagtctgtgaaatcaatatggttaggaaaaaacttttatttttttcttcctaatagattgtatgttaataatccatttagcctggcaaaaaagcttaatgaaatatGCTATTACAGTAAGGCTTGTTTCTAAGTCATATACATTAGTGGAAGTGCCCTAatagatttggggctttttttcttcttcttgttttgttttgtcattaatttggttgggtttttttaataggcaaccaagctgctgtttgcagaaggaaagtagaattgTCAAATGAATGTTCTTCATCCAGACCTCCACAGTTAGGATTTTCTGATGTTCCCATATCAACAAAGACAGTCACCATACCCAGGCATCAGACTTCcccagaactgaataaaacttggtgtgatagtatcttggaagaataccagtctgcagatgagggatgctcctggagcaatgTAACTCTTGCAGACTTGTATCCAGGGATGTTAGAGTTACTTACAAGGCTCATGACAAAGCAGACTTGGAGAAAAgagtcaaaatacatgtttggacAATTAAGGCACAGAAGACACCCTTCTGGAAGACCAAAGCTCAATGTCACCTTAGTCAAAATAAGAGGGTTCAGACCTCCTAAACTGAAGCGAGCACAGCCTAGCATATGCAGCAGTAGACATGAAGACATCCAGAATCAAACTTTTGGAAATGAGAATAGAGAACTTCGTGATGACAAGAGGTCCATTAATAAGTTGTCTGGTGTGGTACCTTATTCTTACATTgatacaaatgaaatcaaaatggaCTGCTCTGACTCAAGTTTAGTACCTAGAAAAGGCCCAAAATTCTCCAAACggactgtttttcctgatgttataACTACAATGGGAGAGACGTTTCTAGTTGAAGATGAGTTACAGACTACTGTCTTACTtaatccaaaatgcaaagaaagtgaaaaatttgcttACCAGTGTCCTTCAGAATACTGTTTTGTAACGTCTGCTGCCAGTTCAGGGTCAACAGGACTTCATCCGGTAAAAGAGagtaaaactcaaaaaaattacttttcttgtggTGATACCTCAGAGTTGTGTTCATCTACTTGCAGTTCCTATGGCAACAGTCATGCTTTTACACCTGCTGCAAACTGTTCTCTTGCAAGAGCATCAAATACTTTACTcataaatcctgaaaaaataacctctgaaagacaaattcctttcgagcacaagcacttattttccttgttgtctACAAAGCAGAGTCCTTCAAAGATGCCCCAGAAATACAatgatgcatttgaaaagctctactacaagctgtgtccccaagaaatccaaaagcctttgaCATTGACAAGATCTCTTGCAAATTCACAGAACCTTGAAGATAAAGGAAGATTAGTGAAGAGTAATTTAAGTCATTCTGTGAGGTCCCATACACAGTGTGATAGAGAATTTGACAGGATCTATGAGCAATTGTGTAGTGGGGGTGTTCCAAAACTTCCTGGGTTTCAGAGagcttcaaatttaaagaagtatGGAGGAGTACAGATGTCAGAAACTGTAAATGCTCTGGTTAACTCGCCTGTTCAAACTTTATCTGTATCTCCCAGAGTTAAAAGACTGGGGAATTTCCAAAACGATCCTCTTTGTTCACCAGTAAAGCGACTGAGAGGTATACTGGAACGTTATCTatcttcaacaaaatgtgaacagattgcTCACAGAAGAAACGCTGAACTTCAGACCGACGGCATGAGGTTTTTGAACCCATACATTGTCAGTAACTCCAGCATTTTTGACAGTCACAACTGCCAGAGTCAGGTACTAAAGGACCTTGTAAAACTATAATATTGTGCAGtctttgatatttggaaaagggcttaaaaatagattagagctGGAAGCTTTTTAAACAAGTGGCAGCTTACTTCTTGTGCTATTTGGTCAGTAGAGTTGTTTTACaactttggggtttgggggattttaatttgctaaaatataagtCGTATCAGGTCTCCTGGATCATGTGAGGAAGTTCACTATATTTAATAACCTTGAAAGTGGTTATACAATGCTCAATAATAGATTGTGTTTTAATAGACTGTGTCACTGGTTTAAATAATCTCAGACAGTGAGCCTGTTAATTAAGGTggtgtccttctgaaatgataaCACTTTGTAGGTGAACGAATTGAGGCGAACCAATTAAACTTTACCGGGTTCTACTGAAATCATTAGACTTgtggatttaaatattaaatccagcccttatttccaggttcccagtcatttcttctgaggcaagctgtgacataatacatgagtttttccatcgatgtaatctgttaatgctttattctcagGGCTCTGGATTGCATGCTGCGtcagataaaacttttcttggtgTTCCTGGTACTTCCTTGCAAGGTTAGTTTCAGAGACTTTATGAATTACTGCTTTAGCAATCACAAGCACTTCTTCAAGGGTAGATCTACAAATCTCAATAGACCGCTGTCTAGgtgacagctcttcttcctcagtaacAGTTGGGTATGTTCAAGTGTTCCTTTAAGGAATCTATacagaaaagggttttctgaatcacatgtaaacagcaatttaagaagcttttctttaggtTAACTGGGACTTTTCCTACTAAAGTGTTGCTTATACCCAttggttttctcccttccttttttctattttatttaaaatttgctgttgcttttactttacaTATCTACCTGTTCAGCAGGAAATGCATACTTTATTAATCCTACACTTGAGTAAccacatgcttttgtttggattctTCATCTTTACAAAAACTTGCAATTGAGTTGTTGCATGCTACTGTCACTTGCTTAGGTGAATTAGATTGTTAGCCTggataaaaaggcttttgctaattcaggacagtagaattttagaattt
This genomic window from Columba livia isolate bColLiv1 breed racing homer chromosome W unlocalized genomic scaffold, bColLiv1.pat.W.v2 SUPER_W_unloc_4, whole genome shotgun sequence contains:
- the LOC135577482 gene encoding LOW QUALITY PROTEIN: uncharacterized protein LOC135577482 (The sequence of the model RefSeq protein was modified relative to this genomic sequence to represent the inferred CDS: substituted 1 base at 1 genomic stop codon), with protein sequence MIIHSSSTSSCKCSTKRLERIYSSLECQGSSKGLHLASPVQELIGTAKSFGGEESDTDTVSVRRKFQDIHLQNLYVRDGKIQEKVKVDVIVQDNVRKIPGWVXVDPHFTSPVQELIGNQAAVCRRKVELSNECSSSRPPQLGFSDVPISTKTVTIPRHQTSPELNKTWCDSILEEYQSADEGCSWSNVTLADLYPGMLELLTRLMTKQTWRKESKYMFGQLRHRRHPSGRPKLNVTLVKIRGFRPPKLKRAQPSICSSRHEDIQNQTFGNENRELRDDKRSINKLSGVVPYSYIDTNEIKMDCSDSSLVPRKGPKFSKRTVFPDVITTMGETFLVEDELQTTVLLNPKCKESEKFAYQCPSEYCFVTSAASSGSTGLHPVKESKTQKNYFSCGDTSELCSSTCSSYGNSHAFTPAANCSLARASNTLLINPEKITSERQIPFEHKHLFSLLSTKQSPSKMPQKYNDAFEKLYYKLCPQEIQKPLTLTRSLANSQNLEDKGRLVKSNLSHSVRSHTQCDREFDRIYEQLCSGGVPKLPGFQRASNLKKYGGVQMSETVNALVNSPVQTLSVSPRVKRLGNFQNDPLCSPVKRLRGILERYLSSTKCEQIAHRRNAELQTDGMRFLNPYIVSNSSIFDSHNCQSQGSGLHAASDKTFLGVPGTSLQG